In Lacibacter sp. H375, one DNA window encodes the following:
- a CDS encoding NarK family nitrate/nitrite MFS transporter, which yields MSQATLQQPLSKLNIFSLSGVQMRTFHITWLTFFVCFFGWFGLAPLMPTIKEDLHLDKSQIGNIVIASVSGTIIARLLIGRLCDTWGPRKTYTVLLLLGAIPVMGVGLAQSYTSFLLFRLAISVIGASFVITQFHTSMMFAANIKGTANAVAGGWGNLGGGITNMVMPLIFAAIVGFGYTKGEAWRYAMIVPGVMMLVVAFLYFRYTKDTPAGNYDEIQREAKVKTKTDYSVLKDWRVWSLALAYGVCFGMEITFDNIAALHFVQEFKLSQSSAGFWAGVFGFMNIFARALGGIFADRVGKKYGMRGKGLLLAAVLLLEGAGLMLFAQAGSFTMAIISMISFALFLKMANGATYAITPFVNEKNVGLVSGIVGAGGNVGGMLFGFLFKSKSITYVDAFGYIGMIVMAVSLLVLVTRFTKKEKVAELNVALENAA from the coding sequence ATGTCGCAAGCAACATTACAACAACCACTAAGCAAACTCAATATCTTTTCATTGAGTGGTGTGCAAATGAGAACCTTCCATATTACATGGCTTACATTCTTTGTTTGCTTTTTTGGATGGTTTGGTTTGGCTCCATTGATGCCAACCATAAAAGAAGACCTGCATTTAGATAAATCACAGATCGGAAATATTGTGATCGCATCTGTATCAGGTACTATCATTGCACGTTTGTTGATAGGTCGCTTGTGCGATACCTGGGGTCCACGTAAAACATACACTGTGTTATTGTTGCTTGGTGCAATACCGGTAATGGGTGTTGGTCTTGCACAATCGTACACTTCGTTTTTGTTGTTCCGGTTAGCGATCAGTGTTATTGGTGCATCATTTGTGATCACACAGTTTCACACTTCGATGATGTTTGCAGCAAACATTAAAGGAACAGCTAATGCAGTTGCAGGCGGTTGGGGTAATCTTGGTGGAGGTATCACCAACATGGTTATGCCGTTAATCTTTGCAGCGATTGTTGGTTTTGGTTATACAAAAGGGGAAGCATGGCGTTATGCAATGATCGTTCCCGGTGTAATGATGTTGGTTGTTGCATTCCTTTATTTCCGTTATACAAAAGATACACCTGCCGGTAACTACGATGAAATTCAACGTGAAGCAAAAGTAAAAACGAAAACAGATTACAGTGTACTGAAAGACTGGAGAGTTTGGTCGCTTGCACTGGCATATGGTGTTTGCTTTGGTATGGAAATTACATTCGACAATATTGCTGCTTTGCATTTTGTACAGGAGTTTAAATTATCACAAAGCAGTGCAGGTTTCTGGGCCGGTGTATTTGGTTTCATGAACATTTTTGCACGTGCACTCGGTGGCATCTTTGCTGATAGAGTTGGTAAAAAATATGGTATGCGTGGTAAAGGTTTATTACTTGCTGCAGTATTGTTGCTCGAAGGTGCAGGTTTGATGCTCTTTGCACAAGCCGGTTCATTCACGATGGCTATTATTTCCATGATCTCTTTTGCATTGTTTTTGAAAATGGCGAATGGTGCAACTTACGCCATCACTCCATTTGTAAATGAAAAGAATGTGGGATTAGTGAGTGGTATTGTTGGCGCAGGAGGTAATGTGGGTGGTATGTTGTTTGGGTTTCTGTTTAAAAGTAAAAGCATTACATACGTTGATGCGTTCGGATATATCGGTATGATCGTTATGGCTGTATCATTACTGGTATTGGTAACAAGATTTACAAAGAAAGAAAAAGTAGCAGAGCTTAATGTGGCGTTGGAAAACGCAGCCTGA
- the ntrB gene encoding nitrate ABC transporter permease, translating to MKNFFSLKTLQSLLYFLGGLALMGGVWELIAAITKHEIPTPAMTWEVFKEVMQNPMQNDPDYKGIGTKLISSLSRVGIGFGFGSLIAIPIGLIMGSNKITMNIINPMVQILRPVSPLAWFPLGLAIFQDSPQASIFMIFICSLWPTLINTAFGVSHIPQDHKNVGKAFGFSRWKYITKIVLPYTFPHILTGLRLSIGVAWMVIVAGEMLSGGMGLGYFVWEEGFNGGSIAKILVAIIIIGIVGLLLDRIFMALQKRFSFAA from the coding sequence ATGAAAAATTTCTTCTCACTTAAAACGCTCCAGTCGCTGCTCTACTTTTTGGGTGGACTTGCGCTGATGGGTGGTGTATGGGAATTAATTGCAGCGATCACTAAACATGAAATTCCTACGCCTGCAATGACATGGGAAGTGTTTAAGGAAGTAATGCAAAATCCCATGCAGAACGATCCTGACTATAAAGGCATCGGTACAAAACTGATCAGTTCACTCAGTCGTGTTGGTATCGGTTTTGGGTTTGGTAGTTTGATTGCCATTCCAATTGGTTTAATCATGGGTTCCAATAAAATTACCATGAACATCATTAACCCAATGGTGCAGATCCTTCGCCCGGTTTCTCCATTGGCATGGTTTCCTTTAGGTCTTGCCATTTTCCAGGATTCACCACAGGCAAGCATCTTCATGATCTTTATTTGTTCATTATGGCCAACGCTCATCAACACAGCATTTGGTGTTTCACATATTCCGCAGGATCATAAAAATGTTGGAAAAGCATTTGGCTTCTCCCGTTGGAAATACATTACAAAAATTGTGTTGCCTTATACATTCCCACACATCTTAACCGGTTTGCGTTTGTCGATTGGTGTTGCATGGATGGTAATTGTAGCAGGAGAGATGTTATCGGGTGGTATGGGGCTTGGTTATTTTGTTTGGGAAGAAGGATTTAACGGCGGAAGCATTGCGAAGATCCTGGTGGCTATCATTATCATTGGTATTGTCGGTTTGTTACTCGACAGAATTTTCATGGCGCTTCAAAAGCGTTTCAGTTTCGCAGCATAA
- a CDS encoding alginate export family protein, translating into MLLAYCTTKAQFTLSGQLRTRTEVRNGLGNLVLKGSKPAVFTSQRTRLNFGYKWDRLTFGVAVQDVRVWGQDASSISNADGNRFMLHEGWADLTLFNSADTTIKAKGIDLMSLKVGRQELIYDDVRLIGNLDWLQQARRHDMALLKTVHKGWQIDIGYAFNQNTDAFGYTGTGYVPSNVPAYVKNSLGTLVPTPAGMLPMATAGNAANNSSKTGAPVFMNPPTTNGGNQDYKSFASLYISKKIKQTKFSALFFNDNFGKYKLDSAGSDATGYVYGRRFVSSGASDAFNYKGTNQRYTYGLMLNQTIGNASGFGKIAFQGAFYAQSGKNRDGVKMKDAYHYAISATYQKGKISITPGYEFLSGNDATTATDEKFDPLYGTPHRHWGYMDYFYVGTGSPAGGLKNPYFKVKYTGTALTAGVDFHLFSIDKDMKKADGSFIGKNLGNELDFLLNYNMNKFTNIELGYSIMNATGNMAIAKAQATTDAAAANYRKTGNWFYAMIRFTPDFFYTKPVAIKQ; encoded by the coding sequence ATGCTACTCGCTTATTGTACAACAAAAGCACAGTTTACATTATCAGGCCAGCTCCGCACACGTACTGAAGTGCGTAACGGTTTGGGCAACCTCGTATTGAAAGGTTCAAAGCCCGCTGTGTTCACTTCACAACGTACAAGATTGAATTTTGGCTATAAATGGGACAGGTTAACTTTTGGTGTAGCAGTGCAAGATGTTCGTGTTTGGGGACAGGATGCATCATCTATTTCAAATGCAGATGGTAATCGTTTTATGTTGCATGAAGGTTGGGCAGATCTTACATTGTTCAACAGTGCAGATACTACTATCAAAGCAAAAGGTATTGACCTGATGAGCCTGAAAGTAGGCCGCCAGGAATTAATTTATGACGATGTTCGTTTGATCGGCAATTTAGATTGGTTACAGCAGGCACGCCGTCATGATATGGCTTTGCTGAAAACCGTACACAAAGGATGGCAGATCGATATCGGCTATGCTTTTAATCAAAACACAGATGCATTTGGTTATACCGGAACAGGTTATGTTCCATCCAATGTACCTGCGTATGTAAAAAACTCATTGGGTACATTAGTGCCAACACCTGCTGGTATGTTGCCAATGGCAACAGCAGGTAATGCTGCGAACAACAGCAGCAAAACAGGTGCTCCTGTTTTTATGAATCCTCCCACAACAAACGGTGGTAACCAGGATTACAAATCATTTGCAAGTTTGTACATCAGTAAGAAAATTAAGCAGACTAAATTTTCTGCACTCTTCTTCAACGACAATTTTGGTAAATACAAACTTGATTCAGCAGGCAGCGATGCAACAGGATATGTGTATGGCCGTCGCTTCGTTTCATCAGGCGCATCAGATGCGTTCAATTATAAAGGAACCAATCAACGTTACACATATGGTTTAATGCTTAATCAAACCATTGGTAACGCTTCTGGCTTTGGTAAGATCGCTTTCCAGGGTGCGTTCTATGCACAAAGTGGTAAGAACCGTGATGGGGTGAAAATGAAAGATGCATATCACTATGCAATTTCTGCAACCTATCAAAAAGGAAAGATCAGTATTACACCCGGTTATGAGTTTTTAAGTGGTAACGATGCAACAACAGCAACAGATGAAAAATTTGATCCGTTGTATGGTACACCACACCGTCACTGGGGTTACATGGATTACTTCTATGTAGGAACAGGTTCGCCCGCAGGCGGATTGAAAAATCCTTATTTCAAAGTGAAGTACACAGGTACTGCTTTAACTGCTGGTGTTGATTTTCATTTGTTCTCCATTGATAAGGACATGAAGAAAGCTGATGGATCTTTCATTGGTAAAAATCTGGGTAATGAACTTGATTTCCTGTTGAACTACAACATGAACAAGTTTACAAATATTGAGTTGGGTTATTCAATCATGAATGCAACCGGCAATATGGCGATAGCAAAAGCACAGGCAACAACTGATGCAGCAGCTGCTAATTACAGGAAAACAGGAAACTGGTTTTACGCCATGATCCGTTTTACGCCTGATTTCTTTTACACAAAGCCGGTAGCAATTAAACAGTGA
- a CDS encoding molybdopterin-dependent oxidoreductase, whose protein sequence is MDLNSSGNAAANLTTCCYCGVGCGIVTSKDKLGRLHVEGDKNHPVNKGMLCSKGMNLHYTVNDRSDRLLYPEMRYNRNQPRQRVTWDTALERTAKVFATLIEKYGSDSVAFYASGQCLTEEYYVINKLIKGFIGSNNIDTNSRLCMSSAVVGYKMSLGEDSVPVSYDDLELADVIFVAGANPAWCHPILWRRVEAAREKNPDLKIIVSDPRKTQTCSIANVHLQLNPGTDVTLHHAIGRVLIENGDIDLDFIANHAEGFEKYRDTVFERTIAEAAIICGVAEKDIRLAASYIGKAKGFITMWTMGLNQSVIGVNKNLSLINLNLITGHIGKPGSGPLSLTGQPNAMGGREVGGLSNLLPAHRDLLNPEHRAAVENFWGVAPGTIAAKPGLTATEMFEALNDGRLKAIWILCTNPLISLPDVRIAEEGLKKAKFVVVQEVSNRPETLRYADVVLPAASWTEKEGTMTNAERRISYLNKIIDAPGEALPDAEIICRFAKKMGFNGFDYNSFSEIFAEHVALTAGTNIDMSGLSYEILKEKRSVQWPYTSSSEGYGTKRLFTDRKFHTPSKKAIIHSFNDENQSEKLSPDFPLVLTTGRIRDQWHTMSKTGKVNKLRQHISESFLEIHPDDAAERSIKENDLVEIFNGRGNVRVKARFSTDIKKGVVFLPMHWGKVLNSDLNRANNLTNNLVDPKSKEPDFKFSAVEVKLHKKAKQKIIVVGAGAGACGFVRSYRMINTDDEIEIFSKEDFPFYNRVLLPDYISGTLQWQNLIKMSDAEEYDYNIKLHRGVSITEINREQKTVIDSKGNTHQYDVLLLATGSRAAMLRDVPAMQGIFTMRSRTDADNFKYHVDPAKGKVVIVGGGLLGIELAASLREVGVEVTIVQRISRLMDRQLDPLGSQLLHEELTDKGVDIYYNDEIERFLGDTTVTGIRLKSGLMIDCQAIVIAIGTVPNIEIAKAAGIDCKRGVVVDEYLQTNDPSVFAIGEIAEFKGFLYGITAAAEQQAEVVARYLGGDISNYYSGSLLMNILKMHGTELCSLGEVECPDDPAYEEVVFIDKAKRYYKKCIIHNDRLIGAILIGDKSEFLEYRNLIEQKMELSEKRLQLLRSGKAPEPVIGKLVCSCNNVGEGNLINRIKEGCKDHLQLCQLTGAGMGCGSCRPEVKTILENNLHSNVKETVLAEK, encoded by the coding sequence ATGGATTTAAACAGCTCAGGAAATGCTGCAGCTAACCTTACCACCTGTTGTTACTGTGGTGTGGGTTGCGGTATTGTTACCAGCAAGGATAAGCTCGGACGTTTGCATGTGGAAGGCGATAAGAATCATCCTGTAAACAAAGGGATGCTTTGCAGTAAAGGAATGAATCTTCATTACACAGTGAATGATCGCTCTGATCGTTTGCTTTATCCGGAGATGCGTTACAATCGTAACCAGCCCCGTCAACGGGTTACATGGGATACGGCTTTGGAACGTACTGCAAAAGTGTTTGCAACGTTGATCGAAAAGTATGGTTCTGATTCTGTTGCATTCTATGCGTCGGGTCAATGTTTAACAGAAGAGTATTATGTCATCAATAAACTCATTAAAGGATTTATTGGTAGTAATAATATCGATACTAACTCCCGTCTTTGCATGAGCAGTGCGGTGGTTGGTTATAAAATGAGTTTGGGCGAAGACAGTGTGCCGGTGAGTTACGATGATCTCGAATTAGCAGATGTGATCTTTGTTGCCGGTGCAAATCCTGCGTGGTGTCATCCCATCCTTTGGAGAAGAGTAGAAGCAGCACGTGAAAAAAATCCTGATCTTAAAATTATTGTCAGCGATCCACGTAAAACACAAACCTGTTCTATTGCAAATGTTCACTTGCAATTAAATCCCGGTACCGATGTTACACTTCATCATGCTATAGGGAGAGTGCTGATCGAGAATGGAGATATTGATCTCGACTTTATCGCCAATCATGCAGAAGGGTTTGAAAAATACCGTGATACCGTATTTGAACGCACAATTGCAGAAGCTGCCATCATTTGTGGTGTTGCTGAAAAAGATATTCGTTTAGCTGCTTCTTATATTGGTAAAGCGAAAGGTTTTATTACCATGTGGACGATGGGCTTAAACCAAAGCGTCATTGGTGTAAACAAAAACCTTTCACTCATCAACTTAAATTTAATTACTGGTCATATTGGAAAACCAGGCTCCGGTCCGTTATCATTAACCGGTCAGCCAAATGCAATGGGAGGAAGAGAAGTTGGAGGTTTATCAAACTTATTACCTGCTCATCGTGATCTGCTGAACCCTGAACACCGTGCTGCAGTAGAAAATTTCTGGGGTGTTGCTCCGGGAACGATCGCTGCAAAACCTGGCCTTACTGCTACAGAAATGTTTGAAGCGTTGAATGATGGACGATTAAAAGCCATCTGGATACTTTGTACCAATCCACTCATCAGTTTGCCTGATGTGAGAATTGCAGAAGAGGGGTTGAAGAAAGCAAAGTTTGTAGTAGTACAGGAAGTAAGTAATCGCCCCGAGACACTCAGGTATGCCGATGTGGTGTTACCTGCTGCATCATGGACCGAAAAAGAAGGCACCATGACGAATGCAGAGCGCCGCATCAGCTACTTGAATAAAATTATAGATGCACCGGGTGAAGCCTTGCCCGATGCAGAGATCATTTGCCGCTTTGCAAAAAAGATGGGCTTCAATGGTTTTGATTACAACAGCTTCTCCGAAATTTTTGCAGAACATGTAGCACTCACTGCCGGTACAAATATTGACATGAGCGGATTGAGTTATGAAATTCTGAAAGAGAAACGTTCGGTGCAATGGCCTTACACTTCTTCATCGGAGGGTTATGGAACAAAAAGATTGTTCACCGATCGTAAGTTTCATACGCCTTCGAAAAAAGCCATCATTCACTCATTTAATGACGAGAACCAATCAGAAAAATTAAGTCCTGATTTTCCATTGGTGTTAACCACCGGCCGCATCCGTGATCAGTGGCATACCATGAGTAAAACAGGAAAAGTAAATAAACTCAGGCAGCATATTTCAGAATCATTTTTAGAAATACATCCTGATGATGCGGCTGAACGTTCCATTAAAGAAAACGATCTTGTTGAAATTTTTAATGGGAGAGGTAATGTGCGGGTGAAAGCTAGATTTTCAACCGACATTAAAAAAGGTGTTGTGTTTTTGCCGATGCATTGGGGCAAAGTGTTGAACAGCGATTTGAACAGGGCGAATAATCTTACTAATAATTTAGTTGATCCGAAAAGTAAGGAACCTGATTTCAAGTTCTCGGCTGTTGAAGTAAAACTTCATAAGAAAGCCAAACAAAAGATAATTGTAGTTGGTGCAGGAGCAGGTGCCTGTGGTTTTGTACGCAGCTACCGCATGATCAATACAGATGATGAAATTGAAATTTTCAGCAAAGAAGATTTTCCGTTTTACAACCGTGTATTATTGCCCGATTATATCAGTGGTACGCTGCAATGGCAGAACCTCATTAAAATGAGTGACGCAGAAGAATATGATTACAATATCAAACTGCATCGTGGAGTAAGCATCACCGAAATAAACCGTGAACAAAAAACGGTGATAGACAGCAAAGGCAATACTCATCAGTACGATGTGTTGTTATTGGCAACCGGTAGTCGTGCAGCTATGTTGCGTGATGTGCCAGCCATGCAGGGCATCTTTACCATGCGCAGCAGAACTGATGCAGATAACTTCAAGTATCATGTTGATCCGGCGAAAGGAAAAGTAGTGATTGTTGGTGGTGGTTTGTTGGGTATAGAATTAGCAGCATCACTGCGTGAAGTAGGAGTTGAAGTAACTATTGTGCAACGTATCTCCCGTTTAATGGATCGTCAGCTTGATCCGTTGGGCAGCCAGTTGTTGCACGAAGAGTTAACAGATAAAGGCGTTGATATTTATTATAACGATGAGATCGAACGTTTCCTTGGCGATACAACTGTTACAGGCATTCGTTTAAAGAGTGGTTTGATGATCGATTGCCAGGCGATTGTAATCGCCATCGGCACTGTGCCGAATATCGAAATTGCGAAAGCCGCAGGTATCGATTGTAAACGTGGTGTTGTGGTGGACGAATACCTGCAAACAAATGATCCTTCTGTATTTGCCATTGGTGAAATTGCAGAGTTCAAAGGATTTCTCTATGGCATTACTGCCGCTGCAGAACAACAGGCAGAAGTTGTCGCAAGATATTTAGGTGGCGATATTTCCAACTACTATTCCGGTTCATTGCTCATGAACATTTTGAAAATGCATGGCACAGAACTTTGTTCATTGGGTGAAGTGGAATGTCCTGATGATCCTGCTTATGAAGAAGTGGTGTTTATTGATAAAGCAAAACGTTACTACAAGAAATGTATCATCCATAATGATCGTTTGATCGGTGCTATTTTAATTGGTGATAAGAGTGAGTTCCTTGAATACCGCAACCTCATTGAGCAAAAAATGGAGTTGAGCGAAAAACGTTTACAATTATTACGTTCAGGCAAAGCACCTGAGCCTGTGATTGGTAAACTGGTGTGCAGTTGTAATAATGTGGGCGAAGGAAATCTCATCAACAGAATAAAAGAAGGTTGTAAAGATCATTTGCAGTTATGTCAGCTTACAGGTGCAGGTATGGGTTGCGGCAGTTGCAGGCCCGAAGTGAAAACGATCCTGGAAAATAATCTTCATTCAAACGTAAAAGAAACAGTACTCGCAGAAAAATAA
- a CDS encoding ABC transporter ATP-binding protein, producing the protein MATTLELSPRVVEINSAVDTAEQPSIEINNVSVSFKTPTGVYTAVKEISLNVKKGEIVALIGHSGCGKSTLMGTISGMVKPTSGEVIANGNVVSKPGPDRGIVFQNYSLLPWLSVYSNIYEAVDAALKDKTAAEKKALVEKNLKMVNLWSHKDKLPGHLSGGMKQRVAIARAFAINPSILLLDEPFGALDALTKSNMHVELLKLWNLDNREKTIVIVTHDVEEAIFLSDRVVVMNNGPAATIKEIVDVPLPRPRNKKEIVHDECYMAIHDKLLSLLIDKFSINDIH; encoded by the coding sequence ATGGCAACAACATTAGAATTAAGTCCACGGGTGGTAGAAATAAATTCAGCGGTTGATACTGCAGAGCAACCGAGCATTGAAATAAACAATGTATCAGTAAGCTTCAAAACACCTACTGGTGTTTATACAGCGGTGAAAGAAATTTCATTGAATGTAAAGAAAGGAGAGATCGTTGCTCTCATTGGTCACTCCGGTTGTGGTAAATCAACGTTGATGGGTACCATCAGCGGTATGGTGAAACCAACATCAGGTGAAGTGATCGCCAATGGAAATGTAGTATCAAAGCCCGGCCCCGACAGAGGTATTGTTTTTCAAAACTATTCTTTGCTTCCCTGGTTGAGTGTGTACAGCAATATTTACGAAGCAGTTGACGCTGCTTTGAAAGATAAAACAGCAGCAGAGAAAAAAGCATTGGTGGAAAAGAATCTGAAGATGGTTAATCTCTGGTCGCACAAAGACAAATTGCCCGGTCATCTTTCGGGTGGTATGAAGCAACGTGTGGCTATTGCAAGAGCATTCGCCATTAATCCAAGTATTCTGTTGCTTGATGAGCCATTTGGTGCATTGGATGCATTGACCAAAAGCAATATGCATGTTGAACTCTTGAAATTGTGGAATCTTGATAACAGGGAAAAAACAATTGTGATCGTTACACATGATGTGGAAGAAGCGATCTTCTTAAGCGATCGTGTCGTGGTAATGAACAATGGCCCTGCTGCAACCATCAAAGAAATTGTGGATGTGCCTTTGCCTCGACCAAGAAATAAAAAAGAGATCGTTCATGATGAATGTTATATGGCGATCCACGATAAGTTATTAAGTCTCCTGATCGATAAATTTTCAATCAACGATATACATTAA
- the nrtS gene encoding nitrate/nitrite transporter NrtS, whose product MNKKNITTALLVAVIVGTVLNIINSYDVFVERTFTGKNLIRIMLTYITPFCVSLYSSIKATKQKA is encoded by the coding sequence ATGAATAAGAAAAATATAACAACAGCTTTACTGGTAGCAGTGATCGTTGGAACTGTTTTGAATATCATAAACAGTTACGATGTGTTTGTAGAGAGAACATTTACCGGTAAGAACCTGATAAGGATCATGCTTACCTACATTACTCCGTTTTGTGTATCGCTTTATTCGTCAATAAAAGCGACAAAGCAAAAAGCATGA
- a CDS encoding CmpA/NrtA family ABC transporter substrate-binding protein: MKLSIKNLVLFSAMALLLTGIFAFKINTPSRKIKLGFIPLTDCAPLVVAKELGLFAKYGVDVELEKQASWAVVRDKILNGELDGAHCLFSMPLSVYTGVGGKAGSEMKIAMVLNNNGQAITLSKDFCGQVGFKQVNKAAAAVKTIQGRKEVTFAQTFPGGTHDIWLRYWMSAAGINQKSVGIITIPPPQMVANMRVDNMEGYCVGEPWNGVAAAQNIGFTHISTQDLWKNHPEKALVVNSAFASASREDLKKVMKAIIEACKWLDVMSNRSKAASWLSKPNYVNAPLQVIEARLKGSYDLGCELGVQKYKDDYMTFYNNGIVNTPKKSYTAWFLAQYVRFGYLKAEPNYKAIAEKLVLDDLFAEVAKEMGVPVQPDMQVIKTNFDVAFDPNNVSAYLKTTKH, encoded by the coding sequence ATGAAACTTTCGATAAAAAATTTGGTGCTGTTCTCGGCAATGGCGCTTTTACTCACAGGTATTTTCGCCTTTAAAATAAATACGCCATCACGTAAGATCAAGCTGGGGTTTATTCCTCTTACCGATTGCGCACCACTGGTAGTGGCAAAAGAACTCGGACTCTTTGCGAAGTATGGAGTGGATGTGGAACTTGAAAAACAAGCATCATGGGCTGTAGTGCGTGATAAAATATTGAATGGTGAATTAGATGGTGCACATTGTTTATTCTCGATGCCGCTTTCAGTTTATACAGGTGTTGGTGGTAAAGCAGGTTCGGAAATGAAGATCGCAATGGTGCTGAATAATAATGGACAGGCCATCACCTTATCAAAAGATTTTTGCGGACAGGTTGGTTTTAAGCAAGTGAATAAAGCAGCAGCAGCTGTTAAAACAATACAGGGAAGAAAGGAAGTAACCTTCGCTCAAACATTCCCTGGTGGTACACATGATATCTGGTTGCGTTACTGGATGAGTGCTGCAGGCATCAATCAAAAATCAGTTGGTATCATTACCATTCCTCCTCCGCAAATGGTAGCCAACATGCGTGTTGATAACATGGAAGGTTATTGCGTTGGTGAACCATGGAATGGTGTAGCTGCTGCACAAAACATCGGCTTCACTCATATTTCAACACAGGATCTCTGGAAGAATCATCCTGAAAAAGCACTGGTGGTTAATTCAGCTTTTGCTTCTGCAAGCAGGGAAGATCTGAAGAAAGTAATGAAAGCAATTATTGAAGCATGTAAATGGCTCGATGTAATGAGTAACAGATCTAAAGCAGCTTCATGGCTTTCAAAACCAAATTATGTAAATGCTCCGTTGCAGGTAATTGAAGCAAGATTAAAAGGATCCTATGATCTCGGTTGCGAATTAGGTGTACAGAAATACAAAGATGATTACATGACCTTTTATAACAACGGCATTGTAAATACACCAAAGAAATCATACACTGCCTGGTTCCTTGCACAGTATGTACGCTTTGGTTATTTAAAAGCTGAACCGAATTACAAAGCCATTGCTGAGAAATTAGTGTTGGATGATCTGTTTGCCGAAGTGGCAAAAGAAATGGGTGTGCCGGTGCAACCGGATATGCAGGTGATCAAAACAAATTTTGATGTAGCCTTCGATCCAAACAATGTGTCGGCGTATTTGAAAACAACAAAACATTAA